Proteins from one Amycolatopsis benzoatilytica AK 16/65 genomic window:
- a CDS encoding ubiquinol-cytochrome c reductase iron-sulfur subunit, protein MSAEGPQPPSEAELAEMDRDELLKLGGQLDGVEIVDYPEPWPVEGTRAERRAQRMVAFWFALSALAGLAFVVVLAWPKWWEYKDPSNPSGHSTYSLYTPALGVTLGLAVLGLGIGVILYTKKFVPAETAVQQRSDGPSAEVDRATILAHLADSGTRNGIARRSLIKRTAGASAGALGLAVAALPLASFIKDPWKDTNNENSLWHTGWQPKFKGEKVYLRRNTGNLEDEVKNGVTLVKAEDLDAGAMETVFPYRDSEKGDEKALSEALMRVDNPVMLIRLRPTDAARVVKRKGQEDFNFGDLYAYTKICSHVGCPTSLYEQRTNRILCPCHQSQFDALHYAKPIFGPATRPLAQLPITVDENGYLVATGDFIEAIGPAFWERKS, encoded by the coding sequence ATGAGTGCCGAAGGGCCCCAGCCGCCCTCGGAGGCGGAGCTGGCTGAGATGGACCGCGACGAGCTGCTCAAGCTCGGCGGTCAGCTGGACGGCGTCGAAATCGTCGACTACCCGGAACCGTGGCCGGTCGAGGGGACCCGCGCCGAGCGGCGCGCGCAGCGAATGGTCGCGTTCTGGTTCGCGCTCTCCGCGCTGGCCGGGCTCGCGTTCGTCGTCGTGCTCGCCTGGCCGAAGTGGTGGGAGTACAAGGACCCGAGCAACCCGAGCGGGCACTCGACCTACAGCCTCTACACCCCGGCGCTGGGCGTCACGCTCGGCCTCGCGGTGCTGGGGCTGGGCATCGGCGTGATCCTCTACACCAAGAAGTTCGTCCCGGCCGAGACCGCGGTGCAGCAGCGCAGCGACGGTCCCTCCGCGGAGGTCGACCGGGCCACCATCCTGGCCCACCTGGCCGACTCCGGGACCCGCAACGGCATCGCCCGGCGTTCGCTGATCAAGCGGACCGCCGGCGCCAGCGCCGGTGCGCTGGGCCTCGCGGTGGCGGCGCTTCCGCTCGCGTCCTTCATCAAGGACCCGTGGAAAGACACCAACAACGAGAACAGCCTGTGGCACACCGGCTGGCAGCCCAAGTTCAAGGGCGAGAAGGTCTACCTGCGCCGCAACACCGGCAACCTCGAGGACGAGGTCAAGAACGGCGTCACCCTGGTGAAGGCCGAGGACCTCGACGCGGGCGCGATGGAGACGGTGTTCCCGTACCGCGACTCGGAGAAGGGCGACGAGAAGGCGCTGTCCGAGGCACTGATGCGGGTGGACAACCCGGTCATGCTCATCCGGTTGCGCCCGACCGACGCCGCGCGGGTGGTCAAGCGCAAGGGGCAGGAAGACTTCAACTTCGGCGACCTGTACGCGTACACGAAGATCTGCAGCCACGTCGGCTGCCCGACCTCCCTGTACGAACAGCGCACGAACCGCATCCTGTGCCCGTGCCACCAGTCGCAGTTCGACGCGTTGCACTACGCGAAGCCGATCTTCGGCCCGGCCACTCGCCCGTTGGCGCAGCTTCCGATCACAGTTGACGAGAATGGATACTTGGTCGCGACGGGCGATTTCATCGAGGCCATCGGCCCGGCCTTCTGGGAGCGTAAGTCATGA
- a CDS encoding cytochrome b yields MSSLTTPTKGTSALQQHLGEAADNADQRYKLAKGLRHQMNKVFPTHWSFLLGEIALYSFIVILLSGVYLTLFFDPSMQEVTYHGSFTNMQGMQMSQAFRTTLDLSFDVRGGLFVRQLHHWAALIFVASMMVHMLRIFFTGAFRKPREANWVIGGLLLILGMFEGFFGYSLPDDLLSGTGIRATLSGIVLSVPVIGTWIHWALFGGEFPGDQIIPRLYTLHILLVPGIMLALIGAHLALVWYQKHTQFPGVRRKETNVVGVRIMPYFALKGGAFFALVVGVLALMSGLFQINPVWNFGPYNPSMVSAGSQPDYYMAWADGMLRIWPAWEVYLGNYTIPAVFFPGAIGMPILFALLLGYPFLERKLSKDNAAHNLLQRPRDAPVRTSLGMMALGFFAVIELSGFNDIIADQFDISLNATTWAGRIGVLVVPPLAYYFTYRICIGLQRSDREVLEHGVETGIIKRLPHGEFIEIHQPLGGTDSHGHAIPLEYQGASVPKKMNKLGTAGHAVPGSIWTPDPAEETKALDRARGNGHAQIEGSSESTEVGSGH; encoded by the coding sequence ATGAGTTCTCTCACCACGCCTACCAAGGGCACGAGCGCACTCCAACAGCACCTGGGCGAGGCGGCGGACAACGCTGACCAGCGGTACAAGCTGGCCAAGGGCCTGCGCCACCAGATGAACAAGGTGTTCCCGACCCACTGGTCCTTCCTGCTGGGCGAGATCGCGCTGTACAGCTTCATCGTCATCCTGCTGTCCGGCGTGTACCTGACGCTGTTCTTCGATCCCTCCATGCAGGAGGTGACGTATCACGGCAGCTTCACGAACATGCAGGGCATGCAGATGTCCCAGGCGTTCCGTACGACCCTGGACCTCTCGTTCGACGTGCGCGGCGGCCTGTTCGTGCGGCAGCTGCACCACTGGGCGGCGCTGATCTTCGTCGCGTCGATGATGGTGCACATGCTCCGGATCTTCTTCACCGGCGCGTTCCGCAAGCCGCGTGAGGCGAACTGGGTGATCGGCGGTCTGCTGCTGATCCTGGGCATGTTCGAGGGCTTCTTCGGCTACTCGCTGCCGGACGACCTGCTGTCCGGCACCGGTATCCGGGCGACCCTGTCCGGCATCGTGCTCTCGGTGCCGGTGATCGGCACCTGGATCCACTGGGCCCTGTTCGGCGGGGAGTTCCCCGGCGACCAGATCATCCCGCGCCTGTACACGCTGCACATTCTGCTGGTCCCGGGCATCATGCTGGCGCTGATCGGCGCGCACCTGGCGCTGGTCTGGTACCAGAAGCACACCCAGTTCCCGGGCGTGCGGCGCAAGGAGACGAACGTCGTCGGCGTCCGGATCATGCCGTACTTCGCCCTGAAGGGCGGTGCGTTCTTCGCCCTGGTGGTGGGCGTGCTGGCGCTGATGTCCGGCCTGTTCCAGATCAACCCGGTGTGGAACTTCGGTCCGTACAACCCGTCGATGGTGTCCGCCGGATCCCAGCCGGACTACTACATGGCCTGGGCCGACGGCATGCTCCGGATCTGGCCGGCGTGGGAGGTCTACCTCGGGAACTACACGATCCCGGCGGTGTTCTTCCCCGGTGCGATCGGGATGCCGATCCTGTTCGCGCTGCTGCTCGGGTACCCGTTCCTGGAGCGCAAGCTGTCCAAGGACAACGCGGCCCACAACCTGCTGCAGCGCCCGCGCGACGCACCGGTCCGCACCTCGCTGGGCATGATGGCGCTGGGCTTCTTCGCGGTCATCGAGCTGTCCGGGTTCAACGACATCATCGCGGACCAGTTCGACATCTCGCTGAACGCGACGACCTGGGCCGGCCGCATCGGCGTGCTGGTCGTGCCGCCGCTGGCGTACTACTTCACCTACCGGATCTGCATCGGCCTGCAGCGGTCGGACCGGGAAGTGCTGGAGCACGGCGTGGAGACCGGCATCATCAAGCGCCTGCCGCACGGCGAGTTCATCGAGATCCACCAGCCGCTGGGCGGCACGGACAGCCACGGCCACGCGATCCCGCTCGAGTACCAGGGTGCGTCGGTGCCGAAGAAGATGAACAAGCTCGGCACCGCCGGGCACGCGGTCCCGGGTTCGATCTGGACCCCGGACCCGGCCGAGGAGACGAAGGCGCTCGACCGGGCGCGCGGCAACGGACACGCGCAGATCGAGGGCTCGTCGGAGTCGACCGAGGTCGGTTCCGGACACTGA
- a CDS encoding GNAT family N-acetyltransferase encodes MTTLRLAEVTSDNVGAACDLSVAPHQQHYVAPVARSLAEAYTQPETAWPRLVYADDDLVGFVMAAFDPDCPIDYFRCGVWRLNIAAEHQKKGYGKFAVEAVLAEARRRGSESATVLWEPGEHSPEPFYLRLGFQPTGQIHEGEVVARIQL; translated from the coding sequence ATGACGACACTGCGGTTAGCCGAGGTCACCAGCGACAACGTGGGTGCGGCCTGTGATTTGTCGGTGGCACCCCACCAGCAGCATTACGTGGCCCCGGTCGCGCGGTCGCTGGCCGAGGCCTACACCCAGCCGGAGACGGCCTGGCCGAGGCTGGTCTACGCCGACGACGACCTCGTCGGCTTCGTCATGGCCGCCTTCGACCCGGACTGTCCGATCGACTACTTCCGTTGTGGCGTCTGGCGGTTGAACATCGCCGCCGAACACCAGAAGAAGGGCTACGGGAAGTTCGCCGTCGAAGCGGTGCTGGCCGAAGCACGCCGCCGCGGGTCCGAATCGGCGACGGTGCTCTGGGAACCAGGCGAGCACAGCCCGGAACCGTTCTACCTGCGGCTGGGTTTCCAGCCCACTGGCCAGATCCACGAGGGCGAGGTCGTCGCCCGCATCCAGCTCTGA
- a CDS encoding Lrp/AsnC family transcriptional regulator, whose translation MITAIVLINVEAEKIPQAAQAIADLDQVAEVYSCAGDVDLIATVRVQAHEDLADLIPGRIGKIPGVLDTVTHIAFRSYSRADTDSAFEIGVEGS comes from the coding sequence GTGATCACGGCGATCGTGCTGATCAACGTAGAGGCCGAGAAGATCCCGCAGGCCGCGCAGGCGATCGCGGACCTCGACCAGGTCGCCGAGGTGTACTCGTGCGCGGGGGATGTCGACCTCATCGCGACCGTGCGCGTGCAGGCCCACGAAGACCTCGCCGACCTGATCCCGGGCCGCATCGGCAAGATCCCCGGCGTCCTCGACACGGTCACCCACATCGCGTTCCGGTCCTACTCGCGGGCCGACACCGACTCCGCGTTCGAGATCGGCGTCGAAGGCAGCTGA